One part of the Musa acuminata AAA Group cultivar baxijiao chromosome BXJ1-5, Cavendish_Baxijiao_AAA, whole genome shotgun sequence genome encodes these proteins:
- the LOC135674345 gene encoding calcium uniporter protein 3, mitochondrial-like, whose translation MAGFRKTLAHRLWQITRVGSPATSSSASRASSHLLYSGSRDEHGLLRRFLSSFVQKRPIFHPALPPDRHALPLGDRLLERICGLSPDRIRLDLLLPPSALIPAAAEQEEEEEEEKRPPVARVDAARARLRATGKSCVSHAEFVRICCEASGGDRGMEVARSLDESGAVVVWGNVVFLRPEEVAKAIETVIAPSPARWSDAEREELREMEATKAEIDRSAAAHVRRELCCGLGLLAAQTAAFMRLTFWELSWDVMEPICFYITSIYFMAGYAFFLRTSREPSFEGFFATRFAARQKRLMKARNFDIHRFDELRRASPPPHRQLTPPSYNARAKTVS comes from the exons ATGGCGGGATTCCGTAAAACCCTAGCTCATCGATTGTGGCAGATCACCAGGGTCGGTTCccccgccacctcctcctccgcctctcgGGCCAGCAGCCACCTCCTCTACTCTGGCTCCCGCGACGAGCACGGGCTCCTCCGGCGCTTCCTCTCCTCCTTCGTCCAGAAGCGGCCCATTTTCCACCCCGCCCTGCCGCCCGACCGCCACGCGCTCCCCCTCGGTGACCGGCTGCTCGAGCGGATCTGCGGCCTCAGCCCGGACCGGATCCGCCTCGACCTGCTCCTTCCGCCGTCGGCACTGATCCCCGCGGCAGCGgagcaggaggaagaggaagaggaggagaagcgcCCGCCGGTGGCGAGGGTGGATGCTGCGAGGGCGAGGCTGAGGGCTACGGGGAAGAGCTGCGTCTCCCACGCGGAGTTCGTCCGGATCTGCTGCGAGGCGTCGGGCGGCGACCGGGGCATGGAGGTCGCCCGATCGCTGGATGAGTCTGGAGCCGTGGTCGTGTGGGGCAACGTGGTCTTTCTACGGCCGGAAGAG GTGGCCAAAGCGATCGAGACCGTCATCGCGCCATCACCGGCCCGCTGGAGCGACGCGGAGAGAGAAGAGCTCAGGGAGATGGAGGCGACGAAGGCAGAGATCGATCGGAGCGCGGCGGCGCACGTGAGACGGGAGCTCTGTTGCGGGCTGGGGCTGTTGGCGGCGCAGACGGCGGCGTTCATGCGGTTGACCTTCTGGGAGCTCTCCTGGGACGTCATGGAGCCGATCTGCTTCTACATCACCTCCATCTACTTCATGGCCGGCTACGCCTTCTTCCTGAGGACCTCCAGGGAGCCCTCCTTCGAGGGCTTCTTCGCCACACGCTTCGCCGCCCGGCAGAAACGCCTGATGAAGGCCAGGAACTTCGACATCCATCGCTTCGACGAGCTCAGGCGAGCTTCCCCCCCTCCTCAccgacagctcacacccccttctTACAATGCGAGGGCAAAAACTGTGTCCTAA